In the Sulfurovum zhangzhouensis genome, one interval contains:
- a CDS encoding peptidyl-prolyl cis-trans isomerase: MFKKIILLLSLLFAVSEAKVLDAVAVTVDGEAITTAEIKAVREQMNISKKEAIDILIQDRLQQIAVKDIEIPESDVDKKIAMIAQQNNISVPKMQKILKEQGTSWTQYRSNIRKSMKKEKFFVQKVAKEMPEVTDEKLMAYYQEHQNEFIMPTSIDVIEYSAPTKQAMETFMKTQQGLEGTPLSKDTATLNPTLLQMMMQTPNGGFTQPLNAGDRYVVYRVQSKNGQSTVAFDQVKSLLAGKWMQEQREKALKDYFKKMRTGAIIEFIRK, encoded by the coding sequence ATGTTTAAAAAAATCATACTTTTACTAAGCCTGCTTTTTGCTGTTTCAGAAGCAAAAGTACTAGATGCCGTTGCAGTCACTGTAGATGGTGAAGCGATCACAACTGCCGAGATCAAGGCAGTAAGAGAACAGATGAATATCTCCAAAAAAGAAGCAATCGATATTTTGATCCAGGATCGACTTCAGCAGATTGCGGTCAAGGATATTGAAATACCAGAAAGTGATGTTGACAAAAAGATTGCGATGATCGCTCAACAGAACAATATCAGTGTTCCTAAAATGCAAAAGATACTTAAAGAGCAAGGCACTTCATGGACACAATATCGTTCGAACATTAGAAAGTCAATGAAAAAAGAAAAGTTCTTTGTTCAAAAAGTTGCTAAGGAGATGCCCGAAGTAACAGATGAAAAACTTATGGCCTATTATCAAGAGCACCAAAATGAATTCATTATGCCTACAAGCATTGATGTGATCGAGTATAGTGCGCCTACAAAACAAGCCATGGAAACATTTATGAAAACGCAACAAGGACTTGAGGGTACCCCACTAAGCAAAGATACGGCTACACTCAACCCGACCCTGCTGCAAATGATGATGCAGACACCAAACGGAGGGTTCACACAACCACTTAATGCCGGGGACAGATACGTAGTGTACAGGGTCCAATCCAAGAACGGTCAATCTACAGTTGCATTTGACCAGGTCAAATCGTTGCTAGCGGGTAAATGGATGCAGGAACAAAGAGAAAAAGCACTGAAGGACTACTTCAAGAAAATGCGAACCGGTGCAATCATTGAATTTATAAGAAAATAA
- the topA gene encoding type I DNA topoisomerase: MKNLIIVESPAKARTITNFLSKEYKVIASKGHIRDLPKSTFGITIDDETGDLIPKYSIPRDANATVKELKKLAKDAETVYIATDEDREGEAIGYHIAMAIGKNPTDLPRIVFHEITKSAIIHALENPRRVDMDSVDAQQTRRMLDRIVGYKLSPLLASKIQKGLSAGRVQSSTLKLIVDREREIKAFIPEEYWSIDAKFQKDIDASIYEFDGLKIEKLSIKNEADATKITTTAKSESFTVLSIETTTRKTKTPPPFMTSTLQQAASTQLGFSPKKTMMVAQKLYEGVKTDQGITGVITYMRTDSMNLAKEAVENARDYIKNNFGEKYLPSKAKSYVTKSKGAQEAHEAIRPTNVHFDAKTAPEYLSGDELKLYLLIYNRFLACQMTEAQLESQTILFKGDKTIFKASGRKLLFDGFYKVTGYTEKDKLLPELTQGESVSLDDIKQEQHFTEPPARYNEASLIKKLESLGIGRPSTYAPTVTILQQRKYIDIDKKRIHPTDVAFTVTEMLENNFPEIVDSDFTSNMEEVLDQIGEGQKEWQKVLKEFYTPFVQKIEEGKKSIKSLKVATPTGEMCPKCGAELLLRKGRYGEFVACSNFPKCKYTKNTDGTEPEQPEETDVKCDKCGAPMVIKDSRRGKFLACSAYPKCKNAKPLNPPRELDVPCPECGGKLQEREGKRGKFFGCTNYPKCKFIANFEPVNKKCPECNYTMGIKTLRGKDVYECFKCKHREDVSKEK; this comes from the coding sequence ATGAAAAATTTAATTATCGTTGAGTCACCAGCAAAAGCAAGAACTATTACCAATTTTCTAAGTAAAGAGTACAAGGTAATTGCCTCCAAAGGGCATATCCGCGACCTTCCTAAGAGCACTTTTGGTATTACAATTGATGATGAGACAGGCGATCTTATACCTAAATATTCTATCCCCCGTGATGCCAATGCAACAGTCAAAGAACTTAAAAAACTAGCCAAAGATGCTGAAACCGTCTATATCGCAACTGATGAGGACCGCGAAGGAGAAGCTATCGGATACCATATCGCTATGGCTATAGGGAAAAACCCTACGGATCTTCCTCGTATTGTTTTTCATGAGATTACTAAAAGTGCGATCATACATGCTTTAGAAAACCCGCGCCGTGTAGATATGGACTCAGTGGATGCACAACAGACCAGACGTATGCTTGACCGTATCGTGGGATATAAACTTTCGCCTCTGCTTGCTAGCAAGATCCAAAAAGGTCTGAGTGCCGGAAGAGTACAAAGCTCTACACTCAAGCTTATTGTGGATAGAGAACGTGAGATCAAAGCATTCATACCTGAAGAGTACTGGAGCATTGATGCAAAATTTCAAAAAGATATCGATGCTTCCATCTATGAGTTTGATGGACTCAAAATCGAAAAGCTTTCGATCAAAAATGAAGCCGATGCAACAAAGATAACGACTACGGCAAAATCTGAAAGTTTTACCGTACTTTCAATAGAAACGACAACAAGAAAGACAAAGACACCTCCACCTTTCATGACCTCAACTCTACAACAAGCTGCATCAACACAACTTGGATTCTCTCCGAAAAAAACGATGATGGTTGCCCAGAAACTCTATGAAGGGGTTAAAACTGACCAAGGTATTACCGGTGTCATCACGTATATGAGAACGGACAGTATGAACCTGGCTAAAGAAGCTGTAGAGAATGCAAGGGACTATATCAAAAACAACTTTGGAGAAAAGTATCTTCCATCCAAAGCAAAAAGCTATGTAACAAAATCAAAGGGTGCCCAGGAAGCCCATGAAGCCATCCGTCCTACAAATGTACATTTTGATGCAAAAACAGCACCGGAATACCTCTCCGGTGACGAATTGAAGCTCTACCTTTTGATCTATAACCGTTTCCTTGCTTGTCAAATGACCGAGGCACAGCTTGAATCACAAACGATCCTTTTTAAAGGTGATAAAACTATATTCAAAGCAAGTGGAAGAAAACTCCTTTTCGATGGATTCTACAAGGTTACCGGTTATACAGAAAAAGACAAACTCTTGCCTGAACTGACTCAGGGGGAAAGTGTCAGCCTTGATGATATCAAACAAGAACAACACTTTACCGAGCCGCCGGCACGCTATAACGAAGCAAGTCTTATCAAGAAGCTTGAATCTCTGGGTATCGGACGTCCAAGTACCTACGCACCGACCGTGACGATCCTGCAGCAACGAAAATATATTGACATTGATAAAAAGCGTATCCATCCTACAGATGTTGCATTTACTGTCACGGAAATGCTTGAAAATAATTTTCCTGAGATCGTTGACAGTGACTTTACCTCTAACATGGAAGAGGTGCTTGATCAGATCGGGGAAGGTCAGAAAGAGTGGCAGAAGGTACTTAAAGAGTTTTATACCCCATTCGTCCAAAAGATAGAAGAGGGCAAAAAAAGCATCAAAAGCCTTAAAGTGGCAACACCTACCGGTGAAATGTGTCCAAAGTGTGGTGCTGAACTACTTCTTAGAAAAGGACGTTACGGCGAGTTTGTTGCATGTAGTAATTTCCCTAAATGCAAGTACACAAAGAACACCGACGGCACTGAACCTGAACAACCTGAAGAGACAGATGTGAAATGTGACAAATGTGGAGCGCCGATGGTCATAAAAGATTCCCGCCGCGGAAAATTTTTGGCATGTTCTGCCTACCCGAAATGTAAAAATGCCAAACCTCTAAACCCTCCAAGAGAGCTGGATGTTCCTTGCCCTGAGTGTGGAGGAAAACTACAAGAAAGAGAAGGGAAACGAGGAAAATTCTTTGGATGTACGAACTATCCAAAATGTAAATTTATCGCCAACTTCGAACCGGTAAACAAAAAATGCCCGGAATGTAACTATACAATGGGAATAAAGACACTCCGCGGTAAAGACGTTTACGAGTGTTTTAAGTGTAAACATCGTGAGGATGTATCCAAGGAGAAATGA
- a CDS encoding DUF3488 and transglutaminase-like domain-containing protein: protein MRYLKNWLSTRPTPIKVLDIAYIITLLPLVFFIKLPIMFFLLLVLILLLIDKKPTAFTLIVVAIVGAVAIFFSLYGSFNFAGLSRLKLFVELLVYVLLVAISLQRLTKEINFYLKISPLLLLAMSLFFFHSIPMLIYVVFEVFILTTMLLWQIMQTNVYTSLRISSMLYIVSLPIVILFFIFFPRISFEHAKYGFKGDLTHRSGHDGLMYLDENALLVPSQRIVMEVGFKDKIPSPENLYFRGSVLYNKINNIWRPLTTPQIPFKPDLPTGKITTYKVTLYPTNKRWLYLLDTPILLPKNAKLDFHLESTMPKPIQETFLYNAGSVLQSSYKGTLPESLKEIALNYDLKSDPKTQMLAQTIKTKFNDPHLRLKEVQSFFKAQQLTYTIKPKPFDLNNSTDSFLFDTKEGYCVHFAAAFTTLSRMVGIPTRIVTGYKPDWSDSIENYLIIRESDAHAWVEVYLDGYWRRIETTSFASHIKDNTNQENNLESFQNKKGNWEKINLYLHYIKYQIDTWILEYSSLSQKKLFSYLKTDTVFLVKFISSFLLLIALLILILYLLNQSRCRDTLQCTLDPLLQKLEKLGFAKLPGESLNRYFIRIEQTEYIPLSALNTLYHQLRYQKTIQNDAHEQFKQEIKKVKKSLK, encoded by the coding sequence ATGAGATACTTGAAAAACTGGCTCTCTACTAGACCTACACCAATAAAGGTGCTTGATATCGCCTATATCATTACCTTACTGCCATTGGTTTTTTTTATCAAGCTTCCTATAATGTTTTTCTTGCTGCTTGTCTTGATACTTCTTCTTATAGACAAGAAGCCTACAGCATTCACCCTTATTGTTGTAGCTATCGTAGGAGCCGTTGCAATTTTTTTCTCACTTTATGGCAGCTTTAATTTTGCAGGGCTTTCACGGCTTAAACTTTTTGTTGAACTACTCGTTTATGTACTCTTAGTAGCTATTTCACTACAAAGGCTTACTAAAGAGATAAACTTTTATCTCAAAATTTCTCCTCTCTTGCTGCTGGCGATGAGCCTCTTTTTCTTTCACTCTATACCGATGCTCATCTATGTTGTTTTCGAAGTCTTTATACTGACGACTATGCTGCTCTGGCAGATTATGCAAACGAATGTCTATACGTCACTGAGAATCTCTTCTATGCTTTATATCGTTTCACTCCCTATCGTCATACTCTTTTTTATCTTTTTCCCACGTATCTCTTTTGAACATGCCAAATATGGATTTAAAGGGGATTTGACACATAGAAGCGGGCATGATGGACTCATGTATCTGGATGAGAATGCTTTGCTAGTCCCATCGCAGCGTATTGTTATGGAGGTAGGCTTCAAAGATAAGATACCCTCCCCTGAAAATCTCTATTTTAGAGGAAGCGTACTTTATAATAAAATCAACAATATATGGAGACCTTTAACCACTCCACAAATACCTTTTAAACCTGATCTTCCCACAGGGAAAATAACCACCTATAAAGTAACCCTTTATCCTACAAACAAACGGTGGCTCTACCTGCTTGACACTCCGATATTACTCCCAAAAAACGCCAAGCTGGACTTTCATCTTGAAAGCACAATGCCCAAACCCATACAAGAGACATTTCTTTATAATGCAGGTTCTGTATTGCAATCTAGCTACAAAGGTACATTACCTGAGAGTCTGAAGGAAATTGCTTTAAATTATGACCTTAAGAGTGATCCAAAAACGCAAATGCTTGCACAGACCATTAAAACAAAGTTTAATGATCCGCATCTAAGGCTTAAAGAGGTCCAATCCTTCTTTAAAGCCCAGCAACTCACCTATACCATTAAACCAAAACCGTTTGATTTGAACAACTCAACAGATAGCTTTCTGTTTGATACAAAAGAGGGATATTGTGTACACTTTGCTGCAGCCTTCACAACACTCTCCAGGATGGTTGGCATTCCCACCCGTATCGTAACCGGGTACAAACCGGATTGGTCAGACAGCATTGAGAATTACCTCATCATCAGAGAAAGTGATGCACATGCCTGGGTCGAAGTCTACTTAGACGGTTACTGGCGTAGAATAGAGACAACGTCATTTGCAAGCCACATCAAAGATAATACAAACCAAGAAAATAACCTGGAATCATTTCAAAACAAAAAAGGTAATTGGGAGAAGATCAATTTATACCTGCATTATATTAAATATCAAATAGATACATGGATCTTGGAATATAGTTCTCTAAGCCAAAAAAAGCTCTTTTCCTACCTGAAAACAGACACTGTTTTTTTAGTCAAATTCATTTCCAGTTTCTTACTGCTGATTGCCCTGCTGATCTTGATCCTTTACCTGCTCAATCAATCACGTTGTAGAGATACGCTTCAGTGTACACTCGATCCTCTTCTTCAAAAACTTGAAAAATTAGGCTTCGCAAAACTTCCCGGAGAGAGTCTTAACCGATATTTCATCAGGATAGAACAAACAGAGTATATCCCTTTATCCGCTCTCAATACGCTCTATCATCAACTTAGATATCAAAAAACGATACAGAATGACGCTCATGAACAATTTAAACAAGAAATCAAAAAAGTGAAAAAAAGTTTAAAATAA
- a CDS encoding MarR family EPS-associated transcriptional regulator — protein MNTIRRVSRQVTQEEIDHLQVMQHIETCNSQQELAHTVGFSVGKVNYVIKALLEKGYVKMNKFVKAKNKRAYSYLLTKEGLKKKIRLTEAFIEIKKHEYETLQETLKQDKERI, from the coding sequence ATGAATACAATACGAAGAGTTTCTAGGCAAGTCACACAAGAAGAGATTGATCACCTGCAGGTAATGCAACATATCGAAACGTGCAACTCTCAACAAGAGTTAGCTCATACGGTAGGTTTTAGCGTAGGAAAAGTGAACTATGTCATTAAGGCCCTGCTGGAGAAAGGGTATGTGAAAATGAATAAGTTCGTAAAAGCCAAGAATAAAAGAGCATACAGCTACCTTCTTACAAAAGAAGGATTGAAAAAGAAAATCCGTCTCACCGAAGCCTTTATAGAGATCAAGAAACATGAGTATGAAACACTGCAAGAGACACTCAAACAAGACAAAGAACGTATATAA
- the eno gene encoding phosphopyruvate hydratase, giving the protein MVFIDDIVADEVMDSRGNPTVRARVSLSDGTVASAIVPSGASTGKREALELRDGGDRYMGKGVQKACENVNGPIYDALVGMSPYNQAEVDLTMKELDGTHNYGNLGANAVLGVSMAVARAAAASMKMPLYRYLGGANGVTMPVPMLNIINGGEHANNSVDFQEYMVMPVGFDRFSEGLRAAAEVYHNLKKIIDGMGESTAVGDEGGFAPNLKSNEEPIQVIMEAIEKAGYKPGEQIAIALDVAASELINDAGKYVLKSENRELTSSEMVAYYADLCAKYPIVSIEDGLSEDDWDGWKELTDVLGSKVQLVGDDLFVTNVSILAEGIDKGIANAILIKPNQIGSVSETMQTIRLAQRSGYNCVMSHRSGESEDTFIADFAVALNTGQIKTGSTARSDRIAKYNRLLEIEAELGQFEYLGAEPFAK; this is encoded by the coding sequence ATGGTTTTTATCGATGACATCGTAGCAGACGAGGTAATGGATAGTAGGGGAAATCCTACCGTAAGGGCTAGAGTAAGCCTAAGTGATGGAACTGTAGCGAGCGCAATCGTACCAAGTGGTGCAAGTACCGGTAAACGTGAGGCACTGGAGCTTCGTGACGGCGGCGACAGATATATGGGCAAAGGTGTTCAAAAAGCATGTGAAAATGTAAACGGACCGATCTATGATGCACTTGTAGGAATGAGCCCGTACAATCAAGCAGAAGTTGATCTTACTATGAAAGAACTTGACGGTACGCATAACTACGGCAATCTTGGGGCAAATGCAGTTCTTGGTGTCTCTATGGCAGTAGCACGTGCAGCAGCTGCAAGTATGAAGATGCCTCTCTACAGATATCTTGGCGGGGCGAACGGTGTAACTATGCCTGTACCGATGCTTAACATCATCAATGGTGGAGAACATGCAAACAACTCTGTAGATTTTCAAGAATATATGGTAATGCCTGTAGGATTTGACAGATTCTCTGAAGGACTTAGAGCTGCTGCTGAAGTCTACCACAACCTCAAAAAGATCATTGACGGGATGGGTGAGAGTACGGCAGTTGGTGATGAGGGTGGATTCGCTCCAAACCTAAAGTCAAACGAAGAGCCAATCCAGGTTATCATGGAAGCAATTGAAAAAGCTGGATACAAACCTGGAGAGCAAATTGCAATAGCACTAGATGTTGCTGCAAGTGAGCTGATCAATGATGCCGGCAAATATGTACTTAAATCAGAGAACAGAGAACTTACAAGTTCCGAAATGGTAGCATACTATGCCGACCTTTGCGCAAAATACCCTATCGTATCAATCGAAGATGGTCTGAGTGAAGATGACTGGGACGGATGGAAAGAGCTTACTGATGTGCTCGGAAGCAAAGTACAACTTGTCGGTGATGATCTTTTTGTAACGAATGTATCTATCCTTGCTGAAGGGATTGATAAAGGTATTGCTAACGCTATCTTGATCAAACCAAATCAAATCGGTTCAGTATCAGAAACAATGCAGACAATCAGACTTGCCCAAAGAAGTGGGTATAATTGTGTAATGTCGCACCGTTCTGGAGAGAGTGAAGATACATTCATCGCAGATTTTGCCGTGGCACTAAATACAGGTCAGATCAAAACAGGTTCTACAGCAAGAAGTGATAGAATTGCTAAGTACAACAGACTGCTTGAGATTGAAGCTGAGTTGGGACAGTTTGAATACCTAGGTGCGGAGCCGTTTGCAAAATAA
- a CDS encoding cation:proton antiporter, with product MQENILLILTLSLLIWGSPFVAKILRVPTPPIEIILGSAFAYLGFIVESEYFALIAKVGFLYLMFLAGMEVDLKQITRSSRKVINTSILFLLFMVFFTTVTGFLFHLDTVIIISMSLISIGLLASLSKAYGKGQAWIRMAFIAGVLGEIASIAVLTIFDAASKTGFNITLLVHLGYLILFMVIIYFLYRLLNLLFWWYPELKNILVPKFDTSDQDIRLSIALFFILIAVMLSLELELALGAFIAGVAISAFFHHEKKLEEKMSSLGFGFLVPLFFIHVGASFDIQALVVPGVVSGALLITFLMISSRILAGAVFQGINRKKDALLVALSLSMPLTLLIAVATIGYEAHLLEKLHYYQLILASIFEILISMIAIKFINSKKI from the coding sequence ATGCAAGAGAATATTCTGCTTATTTTAACATTGTCTCTACTTATATGGGGCAGTCCCTTTGTGGCGAAGATACTTCGTGTCCCAACCCCTCCTATTGAAATTATTTTGGGATCGGCTTTCGCTTATTTAGGGTTTATTGTAGAGAGCGAATATTTTGCTCTGATCGCTAAAGTAGGATTTCTTTATCTGATGTTCCTGGCAGGGATGGAAGTTGATCTAAAACAGATTACGCGAAGTTCCAGAAAAGTCATCAACACCTCAATCCTCTTTCTTTTGTTTATGGTCTTTTTTACCACTGTTACAGGATTTCTCTTTCATTTAGATACGGTAATTATTATTTCTATGTCTTTGATCTCTATAGGACTGTTGGCATCACTATCTAAAGCTTATGGTAAAGGGCAGGCGTGGATACGTATGGCTTTCATTGCCGGGGTACTGGGAGAGATTGCGAGTATTGCCGTCTTGACCATTTTTGATGCTGCGAGCAAGACAGGATTTAATATCACACTATTAGTCCATTTGGGTTATCTAATACTTTTTATGGTCATTATCTACTTTCTTTATCGTCTTTTGAACCTTCTCTTTTGGTGGTATCCGGAGCTTAAAAATATATTGGTACCAAAGTTTGATACATCAGACCAGGATATACGTCTGTCGATAGCACTCTTTTTTATTCTTATCGCAGTAATGCTTTCACTGGAACTCGAGTTGGCACTGGGTGCATTTATTGCAGGAGTTGCAATCTCTGCTTTTTTCCATCATGAAAAGAAATTAGAAGAGAAAATGTCTAGTTTGGGATTTGGTTTTTTAGTGCCTTTGTTCTTTATACATGTAGGTGCATCATTTGATATTCAAGCTCTTGTAGTACCGGGAGTTGTCTCAGGAGCCCTGCTGATCACATTTTTAATGATCTCCTCTAGAATCTTGGCCGGTGCAGTATTTCAAGGTATAAATAGAAAGAAGGATGCACTATTGGTAGCACTTTCTTTATCAATGCCTTTAACGCTTCTTATTGCCGTGGCAACGATAGGGTATGAAGCCCATTTGCTGGAAAAATTACATTATTATCAATTGATTCTAGCAAGTATTTTTGAGATCTTGATCTCAATGATAGCCATTAAGTTTATCAATAGTAAAAAAATATAG
- a CDS encoding AAA family ATPase: MNELDAKFAPMVKTVASVLYGKEESITLALAAFFAKGHLLVEDIPGVGKTTLAKALASLLGLEFNRIQFTSDLLPSDILGVNYFNQKQSEFVFKKGPIFTQFLLADEINRSMPKTQSALLEAMEESSITIDGEHYELQQPFFVMGTQNPYEEVGTFKLPDSQLDRFICAMSIGYPAREAERDILAHNKPKTISQDTTISLAQIKEIQEAVSKVYMSEALLDYMQEIIALSRNGVYFTHGLSTRGALALAQMTRSWAYLHGREYAIPDDVTAVAPYVCLHRLHFKEGKTTIERIKDVITSNTQPDA, from the coding sequence ATGAATGAACTGGATGCGAAATTTGCTCCCATGGTTAAGACAGTAGCATCTGTGCTATATGGTAAAGAGGAAAGCATTACCCTTGCTCTTGCCGCTTTCTTTGCCAAAGGACATCTACTGGTTGAAGATATTCCCGGAGTAGGGAAAACAACCCTTGCCAAAGCACTTGCTTCATTGCTCGGACTTGAGTTCAATCGAATCCAATTTACTTCTGATCTGTTGCCGTCTGATATCCTCGGGGTCAATTACTTCAACCAGAAACAATCTGAGTTTGTTTTCAAAAAGGGCCCGATCTTCACCCAGTTTTTGCTTGCCGATGAGATCAACCGTTCCATGCCGAAAACCCAATCAGCCCTGCTTGAAGCTATGGAGGAATCAAGTATCACTATCGATGGTGAGCATTATGAGCTGCAACAACCTTTTTTTGTGATGGGGACACAAAACCCTTATGAAGAAGTCGGTACTTTTAAACTGCCGGATTCTCAATTGGATAGATTTATCTGTGCGATGAGTATCGGTTATCCTGCACGTGAGGCGGAAAGAGATATCCTTGCTCACAATAAACCAAAAACCATCTCACAAGACACCACCATTTCACTTGCCCAGATCAAGGAGATACAAGAGGCAGTGAGCAAAGTATACATGAGTGAGGCTTTGCTGGACTATATGCAAGAGATTATCGCGTTGAGCAGAAATGGTGTTTACTTTACACACGGTCTTTCTACAAGAGGGGCACTAGCACTGGCTCAAATGACACGGTCATGGGCTTATCTTCATGGAAGAGAGTATGCCATTCCCGATGATGTTACTGCAGTGGCACCTTATGTCTGTCTGCATAGGCTGCATTTCAAAGAAGGCAAAACTACGATAGAGCGCATCAAAGATGTTATCACTTCGAACACTCAACCAGACGCGTAA
- a CDS encoding biotin synthase, whose product MKQKQIFLCAINNILSGTCKEDCKFCTQSVRYHADIERYTYKDIAKIVEEAKIAKSHGALGYCLVTAGKGLDDKKVDFVARAAQAIKKEVDGLNLIACNGTASIEQLRYLKEHGLDSYNHNLETSERYYPEICQTHGWEERYNTCENVKSVGLALCSGGIFGMGESEQDRNDLLDAIASLHPESSPLNFYHPNPALPIKARNIELDEAVEVIRKARKLLGEEKLLMVAGGRELLFNGKEHLMFEAGANAMVIGNYLTTTGSEPFKDKNMLQTLGYEIATSCEKS is encoded by the coding sequence ATGAAACAAAAACAAATATTTTTATGTGCAATTAACAATATTCTTTCAGGAACATGTAAAGAGGATTGTAAGTTCTGTACACAGAGCGTACGATATCATGCTGATATAGAACGTTATACCTACAAAGATATAGCTAAAATCGTTGAAGAAGCAAAAATTGCCAAGTCACATGGGGCACTGGGCTACTGTCTTGTGACAGCAGGTAAAGGACTAGACGATAAAAAAGTTGATTTTGTTGCAAGAGCAGCACAAGCGATTAAAAAAGAAGTAGATGGATTAAACCTGATCGCTTGTAATGGTACAGCGTCTATTGAACAGCTTAGATATTTAAAAGAGCATGGTCTTGATAGTTATAACCATAATCTTGAAACTTCAGAGAGATATTATCCAGAGATTTGCCAGACCCATGGTTGGGAAGAACGTTATAATACGTGTGAAAATGTAAAGTCGGTAGGACTGGCTCTTTGTAGCGGGGGAATCTTCGGAATGGGTGAAAGTGAGCAAGATCGTAATGATCTTCTTGATGCTATAGCTTCACTTCATCCGGAATCTTCACCGTTGAATTTTTATCACCCTAATCCTGCTTTACCTATCAAGGCACGGAATATAGAGTTAGATGAAGCGGTAGAAGTGATCCGAAAGGCACGTAAGCTTTTAGGAGAGGAGAAGCTTTTGATGGTTGCCGGGGGAAGGGAACTTCTCTTTAACGGTAAAGAACATCTGATGTTTGAAGCAGGTGCCAATGCTATGGTCATAGGTAATTACCTGACAACCACTGGAAGTGAACCATTTAAAGATAAGAACATGCTTCAAACACTAGGGTATGAAATAGCAACAAGTTGTGAAAAAAGCTAA
- the dcd gene encoding dCTP deaminase: MGLKSDKWIREKSLNEEMITPFCEGLVGEGVVSYGLSSYGYDIRVADEFKIFTNINAEVVDPKDFNENNVVDHKGDVCIVPPNSFALARTVEYFKMPRDTLAICLGKSTYARCGIIVNVTPFEPGFEGHITIEISNTTPLPAKIYANEGIAQVLFLEGDEQCETTYSDRKGKYQSQTGITLPRILKNS; the protein is encoded by the coding sequence ATGGGACTAAAATCCGACAAATGGATACGTGAAAAATCACTGAACGAAGAAATGATCACTCCTTTTTGTGAGGGATTGGTAGGCGAAGGTGTAGTCAGTTACGGACTTAGTTCGTACGGGTATGATATCAGAGTAGCTGATGAGTTTAAAATATTTACCAACATCAATGCTGAAGTTGTAGATCCAAAAGATTTCAATGAGAACAATGTCGTAGACCACAAAGGTGATGTCTGTATCGTTCCGCCAAACTCTTTTGCCTTGGCTAGAACCGTGGAGTATTTCAAAATGCCTAGAGACACCTTGGCTATCTGTCTTGGGAAAAGCACCTATGCTAGATGCGGGATCATCGTCAACGTTACTCCTTTCGAACCGGGTTTTGAAGGACATATAACTATAGAGATATCCAATACTACACCGCTTCCTGCAAAGATCTATGCAAATGAAGGTATCGCACAGGTACTCTTTTTAGAGGGAGATGAGCAATGTGAAACAACTTACTCTGACCGCAAAGGGAAATATCAGAGCCAAACAGGGATTACACTGCCAAGAATTCTTAAAAACTCCTAA